A window of Rhinolophus ferrumequinum isolate MPI-CBG mRhiFer1 chromosome 23, mRhiFer1_v1.p, whole genome shotgun sequence genomic DNA:
ACCTGTGTCCTTCTCTGAAGAACTGTCCTTAGTTGGTGGGACCCTCCCTGCCTGGACGGTATATACTCCtgattccccccgccccccgcccccccaggaaGCAGCCCATAGTATCTGCTACCGCCGAGGCCAAAGGCCGCCCTATTTCAACCCCGTGGTGGTCACAGTCAGGGCTCCCAGTGGTCAGGCTGAGGCTGGGCTCCAGGCTCCGCTCGTTGCCGGCCCTGCTAGCTGCCCTGTCTCCCTTTCCGCAGAGAACAGAGTCACACGCAGGGGTCCCTGCCTCAGGCCCTGCTTCTGGGGGGGCCCTCACTCTGCTCTGCCCCCTTCAGCCACAGGTCTATGCCCCACCGAGGCCCACCAACCGCCTGTCCGTGCCCCCCTTCACCCAGCGGGACCGGTTCCACCGCTTCCAGCCCACCTACCCCTACCTGCAGCATGAGATCGACCTGCCACCCACCATCTCGCTGTCGGACGGGGAGGAGCCCCCACCCTACCAGGGCCCCTGCACTCTCCAGCTGCGGGACCCCGAGCAGCAGCTGGAGCTGAACCGGGAGTCGGTGCGTGCGCCCCCTAACCGAACCATCTTTGACAGCGACCTGATGGACAGCGCCACGCTGGGCGGTCCCTGTCCCCCCAGCAGTAACTCGGGCATCAGCGCCACGTGCTACGGGGGCGGCGGTCGCATGGAGGGGCCGCCCCCCACCTACAGCGAGGTCATCGGTCACTACCCCGGGTCTTCCTCCTTCCAACACCAGCAGAGCAGCGGGCCGTCCTCCTTGCTGGAGGGGTCCCGTCTCCCCCACGCACACATCTCACCCCTGGAGAGCACAGCTGCCTGGAGCcaagagaaggagaaacagaaaggacACCCTCTCTAGGGATCCTGGGAGGCGGGGCCGGGGCAGCGGTGGGTCAAGAGGAGAACTACTCCACACTTCTTAGAAGAGACAGGAGGACGGGGTGACACCCAGGAAGTGGCGCGTATCACCaacctctccccacctctctgtgtataaatatttacatgttctGTCTGGTCTGAATGCACAAGCTAAGAAAGCTtgcaaaacaacagcaacaacaacaaaaaaaacatgtttctttgttgagccctgtcttgaaggcaaaagagaaaaaaaatcctccccTAGTCTTTTGTTTCTAGTTGAGCTGCGTGCGTGaatgcttattttcttttgtttgtttatgatgATTTCACTTAACTTTAAAGACATATTTGCACAAAACCTTTGTTTAAAGATCtgcaatattatatatataaatatctataaaataagagaaaCTGTATGTGCGAGGGCAGGAGTATTTTTGTATTAGAAGAGtcctattaaagaaaaaaagttgttttctgaACTAGAAGAGAAAATGGCCATTTTTGAGTGCCAACTCAGAAAGTGTGTATTACcttgtaaagaaaaagaattacaaagcAGGGGTTTagagttatttatataaatgttgagcTTTTgcactattttttattataaatatgtcaGTGCTTGTTTGATGGAAACTTCTATCATATCTGTTGAGACTTGTAAGGGAGAAATGTCGCATTTTGACGTCAGGCAGAGAGGGCGGGTTCCACACGAAGTTTGGAGAGAGGCTTCCAGCCCGGCTGCTTTGCTACGAAGTGGAAGCTTCTGTCTAGTGATAGGTTATTACCTCGTTACACATTCCCTCCCGAGggggatacatttttttccctctgggccAGAACAGCCTTTGGATCGCAAACGTAGGAAAATTACTCGAGGCACCAAATTCTAGGTGGTGTggctttgccttttccaaaatgaaaataaactgttaaggaattttagtttttcctcctatttttttttttttttaaccttgaggGTCCCCCCGTAGGAAGGGACTAAGCTGTTGCTGTGTTGGCAGAGACACACCAGAGGGGTGTAGACAGCTTGTTTGTGTGGAGTGCTTCGGTGATGAGTCAGCTTGCTCCAGAATCGGCCAGCCAAGATTGGTGCAGTCCACTGGCATATAGGAAAGGCCCAAAAGTATTAGGAATATGACCTCGTCCCTGTCCTTCTCTTTATGTATCGATTCTCACTTAACAGGCCAATAAACAGAAGACCAGAGATGAAAAGGTGACACGCGCAGATTTCTCCCAGGACACACGAAAGGGTTGAAACGAGAAAGATGGTCAAACCCACTGCAAGCCTGTGATTGATGCTTTAGAAGCAGAATTCTCTACCTTCTCTCCATTTTCAGTCCCTCCCCCCAGAGACAGTCGTGTTTGATGtgtttatttatgtgtgttttcatAAGCATCTTTCTCAGACACAACTCTTGTTTACCAGAATTTTCCTGAGTAGTTCTGGGTGTGGCGAGACCCCTTGTTGGTGGCGTGCAGGTGAAGAAGCATGAGTGGGCACTCGTGTGTGACAGAAGAGTGGAGTGCGGAGGTCCCTTGGCATCCACTGGGACAATGGCTGGAGCAGGAGGTCCTCCTGCTAATACCCCATGGGGTGGGGGACCCCCCCCCAGCTGGAAGAGCAGCCCCGCCACCCTgcacccccctccaccccatgGAGGTGTCTTCATTTTCGGCAGAATGCCAACTAGCAGACTAACGTAAGAAAAAGGTGTAAGAGGCAATAACTGTTGTTTTTAAGCAACTTTTGTattacttgaaaaacaaaactcgAGAACAGTTTTGACGTTCTGACCATTTGAACtctatttatatacacattttaagaacgtGGTGACCAACAGATGAACCTGTCATTTGAGGGTCCGCTGACCAAGTCTGGCAGAAAGTGTTTGTACCTTAACAATAAAACCTGCCTCTCCGTGGGGTCTTCAGCCTAAAATTCACTTCTCTCTCAAAGAGGATTCTTTTCAAAGGTCATGCAGAGAAATCAATGTAGTTTGTCCTAAAGGTACAGGGACACATTTATAGATAACCTTTTTAAGAACCATATCTTTGTGGAGCGTCTCCCTAGTGCCTTACTGAGGAAGCGGTCGACTCTCTTGTCACCGGGCCAGGCGTTCCtggacagtgcctggctcagCCGGGACTGGCCTTCCCGCTCCTGGTCAGCAAagggctgctgctgcttttcaAACACCCCCTCACCCTCTCGTATCTCATCCCACCCGCCCTCCACCTTGGATGAGCCTGGCTTGGTCAGGCGACCCGTCCAGCCTCCCTTGTCAAGTACTGTGTTTAACACCCATCTGGCTCAGAAATCTAGAAGTGGGCCTCATCTGTGTGTAGCGTCCGCCAAAAGCCAGTCCGCAGCGTTCCCGAGGTCCTCCTGAGCCAAACTCTGAACCTTGTTGCTTGGCGGTGTGCTCTGTGTCTGGTCTGTTCGCAGCGAGTTAGAAGGAAGCAGGAGTGTGTGACTGACCTCAGCTGGCTTGAGGGCAGAGCACGCCCCTCTCTGATTACGCCCCAGTATTGCAGCCCAGACCACCAGCTGCAATCAATGTCCCTGGGCTTCATGCCCAGCAGATGACAATTGCAGACGTTCATGGTGGAGTGGCTTGTCAGAGCCAGGGTGCATCCCAAGAAAAGCGGTGGTGTGTATTTCTCTGGAAACGTATGCCGTAACGAAGCTCTTGGTGTCTCTGGACCCCAGAGTTCTGGAGGCGCACTCTTTCCTTTGGGTGTTGGCTGTCATGCCATTATCTTTGAGAAGCCTTTGAGCACCTCTCAGGAGGCCTCCTTTATTGAGTAGAAAGTTGGGGGGTCTTCACAAGTGGCTGGTTGGAGGTGGGGGACCAGGTTGGGCTCAGAACAGGAGGCAGAGCTCAGCTTTCTCTAATCctttcattgtttccttgtttctcTACTTGTCAATcatcaccccaccccaccccacccctgcccgcaAAGCCCGGGTCTCTGCAGGACTTAGCAAAGTCCACTAAGAGCTTTCATCCATGTTCTCCAAAAAGCCCAGTGTTTTTTCAAAGAGCTGAAAGggactcctctcctctctccgCCCCACATCCGGTGATGCCGTTCCCTGTCCTTGTTTGTCTTTTCTGTGAATTGTACgtttcagagatttttttccctctgtgcaaCATAAAGCTTCCAGGTCCATAAAACATCCCGATGAtaaggaaagaattttttttgcCCCCGAAATCCACGCTTCACATTTTGCTGTGCTATAGAGCTGAGAAGGACGCTGGGTTCTCGTTTGCCTGCCTGACCCCCTAGCGGTTTTGAGGATGGCTAGACGCTTTCCTGTGGCATTCTTGGTGTTGGGACCGCCCTCCTTTGCAGCCCTGTTCCCCAAGTTCTGTTAAACTTCTGTAAACTTTCCGTGGCACGTCGCTGCTGCGTAAGACTCTGTATTTGGATGCCAATCCACAGGCCTGATGAAATCGCTTGTTGTGTATCAATAATCATTAGTGGCAATGATGACATTCTGAAAAGCTGCAATACTTATACAATAAATTTTACAATTCTTTGGAATgaggctttttatttctttggtcgTTCCCCTGCCCCTACGTCCCTCAGCAACAACCCCAGGACTCATTTAGCGGGGAGAAAGCGATCCCCCAGAGCTGCTATGTGACCTTCAGCAATTCTTCGCATCTCTCTGTGTTAGAGCAGGGAGCCCAGTGAAAACACTCAGCCAGGCAAGTGGTTTTAATGCAAGGGGTGGTATGTGGGTTAAAAGAATTTCCAAAACAttgcctccttttcctccctcttggAAAATCATTCATCACCATAGCATGATGAAAGCTCTGATAAGGTCTGCAAGAAAGAAACTATCCGAGGCAGGGTTTTTTCCAGAAGTAAACTCTGACCTGTGCCCCCGTCTGAACGGATGTATCACAGTTGTCTCCCAGGGGAGGAGACAGCTCGGAGCTGGGAAGAGGACAGAGTAGGAGTGGAGCACAGAACCCAGAGGGTCTGAGTGGGGCACCCATGACaggaacacatttatttctcctgaatgtttttaatgtctgataaagacttttaaaaaatcagcccAAACAGAGTCACTAACACACAGGGATGAGCTCCTGGATCACAGAGGCTTATAAACCTCACAGTGGATCAGGGCAGAACTGAGCACACATCTGTTCCCTCTCTGGTGCAGAAAAACCTCAGAGATTACAAAGAATTGGGGAGAAATCTAGAAAGTTCATTTCTCTTCAGTGGTGAGGGCAGGGTAGTCACCGTGGTGCTGTGCCCCAGCCTGGCTCTGGAGTCCAAGTACCTCTTGCTAGCGGTTGTTCCCTGGCTGACCCTCAGTcacctcatctgtagaatgggttGATGGTGGTGGTGCCTGTGAGCTGGTTGCACCTGGCGTCTGATTAGATAATGTCTGTAAGTCCTCAaaagagtgcctgacacatgcAAATGTTAACTGCTCCCAGGGAGGGTTTTCATATAATCAAATGCCCCTGGAAGCTTCTGGACCAGTTTGCAGGTCCTGGGCAGAGCACACCTCCCCCAGGTAGTCAGGACAGGGGAGTCTTGGGTTCTAATAGAAAGGAGACCTCCCCCCCACCCGCTTTGAGTACAGCTGAAGCAGATATAACTGTATCAGTCCAGAGTAATGACTGAAATcagaatggctaacatttattgagctcggTGCCAAGCACACTCTTGACTGAACGTGGCTGTCTGGGCGCTGGGATGGCTGCTGGGGGCGGCAGGGCATCAGACTCAACCCTTGACCTCAAAGAACTGCCCTGGCACCACAGCGCAAAATATGGTGAGGGCAAGAGTGGGCTGTTAGGAGTGAGAGGGAGGATTTTGAAGGCTGGATTTTGAGCTTAGAGATgttaggaagaaaagaaggggagagggTGAACCAGGCCCCAGCATGAGCAAGGGTCATGAGAGGACCTCTCAGGGCTCCTGTCCAGCACGGCAAAAGGATGCCCTGGAGGGGAGGTTGAGATACTTAAACCCTGCACAACAGCCAGGAGGGTGGTGGGCGTGGCCTGAGAAGGGGTGGGGCACAGGGAAGTCCAGTGATTAGAAACATCACATCATGACTTGACTAGGAGAAGGGCCATAGTTTCCACCTACAGCCAATTTGATAAGCGGATATCAtacacccactgtgtgccagcaGCACGCCGGCTCCAGGGACACAGCTCAGCTGTGACCGTCTGGACTCAATTGTCTCTGCAGCTTTCAGGGTGGAGGTTTGTCCTACGGTCTCAGTTCTCTGGTgggaaagaaaagtttattttcagtGTGTTCACCTTTTTCTTCTTGTAAGGGTAAGAGTGATGATTTCCAGGCTATTTGCATGTCAGAACTGAAAACAGAagttccctgtctctctctctctctctctctaatttttaaaaaatgagataaaattcatttaccataaaattcacctttttaagCGTACAGTCCAATGGTTCTTAGTCCAGTCACAGagttgtgcgaccatcaccactatctaattccagaacgcTTTCAGCATCACCAATGAGACGTCACTCCCCTCAGCCCTCATTGCCTCCTCCCCACCGGCCAGCACCCACTAATCTACTTCTTGTCTCGATGGATTCGCCTACTTTGaacatttcatgtaagtggagtcATGCAATATGCAACCTTTTCCTTGTATTATGTGTCTGGTTTCTTGTACTTCGCAGAATGTTTTTGAAGGTTCATTCAAGTTGTAGCGTGTATCAATACATTCTTTTTGGTTGAGTAACTtcctattgtatggatatatcacatttgtttatccagccatctgctgatggacatttgggtagtttccactttttgtctattatgaCTAATACTAccatgaatattcatgtacaagtttgtgtgtgtgcacacgttttcatttctcttggctatAAACCTCAGAGAGGAATGAATtggctgggtcacatggtaattttaacttttggaggaactgtcaaagtgttttccttatcagctgcaccattttacattctgcTAGCATTGTGTGAAGGCCCCGATTTCCGCATGTCTTCACCAACATTGcctattttccttttgaaaaattattattatgaaggCCATCTTACCGGGTGTGAgagtatctcattttggtttgatttgcctttccctagTGACTGCTGATGGTGAACTCGCTTATTGAACACGTGCatctcctctttggagaatgtctATTCCAATCCTTTACCAATTTTTTATTTGggtgatttgtctttttattattgagttgtaatatttacttatgtattctggatactagatccCTATTAGACATACAGTTTGCggaaattttctcccattttttggtgttgtcttttcattttcttgacagtgttttttgaagcacaaaagtttttaattttcatgaattccagtttatttttttctttggtggtttgattttttttttttttggttttttgttttggtgccatatttaaaaaagcattagCCAAATACAAGGCTATACAGATCAACACctgtttcttctaagagttttataaatttaactcTTCTATTGAGGTCTtcaatctattttgagttaatttttgtatttggtaaAAGGTAAGGGTCCAAATCCACtctttttcatgtggatatccagttttccttgTCTCACtggttgaaaagactattctttcccccattaaattgtcttggcatccttgtcaaaaaCCAATTTACCGTAAAGGTATtcgtttatttctggactctcgaTTCTATTTCACTGATCTGTATGTCTATCCTTATATGTCTGTACTACACAGCCCTTGTTACTGTAAATTTGTCGTAAGTTTTAAGAAGTATCTATCCTCATTTTGTTACTGTATTTCAAGATTGTTTTGCACATTCTGGAACTCATATGAATTTGATGATCAGCTTTTCAATTTCGGCAAAACAGCCAGCTGGGATTTCAATAAGTATTACACTAAATCTGCAGATTGATTTGGGGAATACTGCTGTCTTCACAGTATTAAgtgttccaatccatgaacacaggaggcctttccatttatttacatttaatttcctttcagtGATGTTCTGTTGTTTTCAATATATAAGGCTTACacctttttttgttaaatttattcctaagtaatttgttcttcttgattcttttgtaaatgaaattgttttctaaattttacttcCGAATATTTCATTGCTGGTCTATGAgaatacagttgatttttatcATATGTAATAATATTGTATCCTACAACCctgctgaacttgtttattaggTCTAAATTGTTGCCTCTtgtaactgaaaaacaacagGCTAGAGCTGAGCTACACCCCACACCACCCAGTCCAGATGTGCACACCTGATGTTAGGACGGTGTCTGTCTCTACTATCAACCTGCTCATCTGTCTACAGTTTCCTCTTTCCTGGTACCATCTTCTCTCCAGTTTCATTTCCTGACAGCTCTAAAtcaagagggaagaaaggagttCCCAGTTCTTCCTCCCAAAGTCCCAGCTTTGAATCTCCTTGGCCTGGCTTAGGTTATGTGCCcgtccctgaaccaatcactgcaGCCACAAGAAAAAAGTGCTCTGATTGGCCACGTTTGGGTCACATGCCCTGCCCTGGACCTGGAGGTGGGATCAGCTACCGACTCTCATTCACATGGattgaggaaggagagaggtgaTGCTCCAAAGGAAAATTGGGGTGATTTTAACAGAAGAAAGGGGCT
This region includes:
- the PMEPA1 gene encoding protein TMEPAI isoform X2 — its product is MVMVVVITCLLSHYKLSARSFISRHSQARRRDDALSSEGCLWPPESSVSGSGIPEPQVYAPPRPTNRLSVPPFTQRDRFHRFQPTYPYLQHEIDLPPTISLSDGEEPPPYQGPCTLQLRDPEQQLELNRESVRAPPNRTIFDSDLMDSATLGGPCPPSSNSGISATCYGGGGRMEGPPPTYSEVIGHYPGSSSFQHQQSSGPSSLLEGSRLPHAHISPLESTAAWSQEKEKQKGHPL
- the PMEPA1 gene encoding protein TMEPAI isoform X1 gives rise to the protein MHRLMGINSTATAAAGQPNVSCTCNCKRSLFQSMEITELEFVEITIIVLVVMVMVVVITCLLSHYKLSARSFISRHSQARRRDDALSSEGCLWPPESSVSGSGIPEPQVYAPPRPTNRLSVPPFTQRDRFHRFQPTYPYLQHEIDLPPTISLSDGEEPPPYQGPCTLQLRDPEQQLELNRESVRAPPNRTIFDSDLMDSATLGGPCPPSSNSGISATCYGGGGRMEGPPPTYSEVIGHYPGSSSFQHQQSSGPSSLLEGSRLPHAHISPLESTAAWSQEKEKQKGHPL